A portion of the Streptomyces sp. YPW6 genome contains these proteins:
- a CDS encoding ABC transporter ATP-binding protein/permease, with protein sequence MMLHPELLRAARTARRPLGLATALLAAVTATHLAQAVLLALVLSRIAQGRTDHLAPLLTAVTGIVLLRAALGRAQRLTAVTAGATVRVRLRDTLLERLGALGPTAITGARAGAVRATLVDGVEGVDAYISRYLPQLLVTAAAPPLLLVAVALVEPYAALALGPALLLALFGPRLWDRLLARRGKEHWDSYEALAADYLEALQGMPTLRSTGAVGRVRERLERRSAALHRSTVAKLRVSLVDTGLTDLAVQGGTAAAVLVACASAASGRTAATGTYLLLLLASECFRPVRDLSREWHAGYLGVSAADRIAGLRTAEAAVPDRGTVAAAWETAPGIRFEDVHFTHPGGARPALDGVSFTAAPGRTTALVGPSGAGKSTVLSLLLRQRDPDGGRVTVSGTDTAAYTLASLRRGIAVVSQETYLFHATIAENLRIARPAATDEQLRTAARTAGIDEEIARLPDGYATLVGERGATLSGGQRQRIALARALLSDAPVLVLDEATSAVDERGQARIVRELAAAGRGRTCIVVAHRLDAVRHADHIVVLDGGRVAAAGDHTTLLAGGGVYASLVAAGRTAQEERAA encoded by the coding sequence ATGATGCTCCACCCCGAACTCCTGCGCGCCGCGCGCACCGCGCGCCGCCCGCTCGGCCTCGCCACCGCACTGCTCGCGGCGGTCACCGCCACCCACCTCGCCCAGGCCGTCCTCCTCGCCCTCGTGCTCTCCCGGATCGCGCAGGGGAGGACGGACCACCTCGCACCCCTGCTCACGGCCGTGACCGGCATCGTGCTGCTCCGCGCCGCCCTCGGACGCGCCCAGCGCCTGACCGCCGTCACGGCCGGCGCCACCGTGCGGGTGAGGCTGCGCGACACCCTGCTGGAGCGGCTCGGCGCGCTCGGCCCCACCGCGATCACCGGTGCGCGGGCCGGAGCCGTACGGGCCACGCTGGTCGACGGGGTCGAAGGCGTCGACGCGTACATCTCGCGCTACCTGCCGCAACTCCTCGTCACCGCCGCCGCACCGCCGCTGCTCCTCGTCGCCGTCGCGCTCGTCGAGCCGTACGCCGCTCTCGCCCTCGGGCCCGCCCTGCTCCTCGCCCTCTTCGGGCCGCGCCTGTGGGACCGGCTGCTGGCGCGGCGCGGAAAGGAGCACTGGGACTCCTACGAAGCCCTCGCCGCCGACTACCTGGAGGCGCTCCAGGGGATGCCGACGCTGCGCAGCACCGGTGCCGTCGGCCGCGTACGGGAGCGGCTGGAGCGGCGCTCGGCGGCCCTGCACCGCAGCACCGTCGCCAAACTCCGGGTCTCGCTCGTCGACACCGGCCTCACCGATCTGGCCGTCCAGGGCGGCACCGCCGCCGCCGTCCTCGTGGCGTGCGCCTCGGCCGCCTCCGGGCGTACCGCCGCCACCGGCACCTACCTCCTGCTCCTGCTCGCCTCCGAATGCTTCCGCCCCGTCCGCGACCTCTCCCGTGAGTGGCACGCGGGCTACCTCGGGGTGTCGGCGGCCGACCGCATCGCCGGCCTGCGCACCGCCGAAGCCGCCGTCCCGGACCGGGGCACCGTGGCCGCCGCCTGGGAGACAGCTCCCGGCATCCGTTTCGAGGACGTGCACTTCACCCACCCGGGGGGCGCCCGGCCCGCCCTCGACGGCGTGTCCTTCACCGCCGCGCCCGGGCGCACCACCGCCCTCGTCGGCCCGTCCGGCGCGGGCAAGTCGACCGTGCTGAGCCTCCTGCTGCGGCAACGGGACCCGGACGGCGGACGCGTGACCGTGTCGGGGACGGACACCGCCGCGTACACCCTCGCCTCGCTGCGCCGGGGCATCGCCGTGGTCTCCCAGGAGACCTACCTCTTCCACGCCACGATCGCGGAGAACCTGCGCATCGCCCGCCCGGCCGCCACGGACGAGCAACTGCGCACCGCCGCGCGCACCGCCGGGATCGACGAGGAGATCGCCCGGCTCCCGGACGGTTACGCCACCCTCGTCGGTGAACGCGGTGCCACGCTTTCCGGTGGACAGCGCCAACGGATCGCCCTGGCGCGGGCGTTGCTGTCCGACGCCCCGGTCCTGGTCCTCGACGAGGCCACCAGCGCGGTCGACGAACGCGGCCAGGCGCGCATCGTCCGGGAGCTGGCGGCGGCCGGCCGGGGCCGCACCTGCATCGTCGTCGCCCACCGGCTCGACGCCGTCCGCCACGCCGACCACATCGTCGTCCTCGACGGGGGCCGTGTGGCCGCCGCGGGCGACCACACCACCCTGCTCGCGGGCGGCGGCGTGTACGCCTCGCTCGTCGCGGCCGGACGCACCGCACAGGAGGAGCGCGCCGCATGA
- a CDS encoding nitroreductase: protein MTDTPDRAAAAVRGAGAVLPAAPDLLRTALADARSPRVPRLSPYVPERPSPWIGPVAANAGEPGPGIDLDRVLRLSLAAPAGTPGRLRPVPSAGALHPVRAHLLLGPGCSLPSGRYAYDPRTHRAHRRGPAPDGAPPGALVVLTAAASRTVAHYGHRAWPLLLLDTGHAVAALALAGAATADVLVSLDADGALLSAAAGLPGAPDWQDVWPGTEPELPLAAVRLTAQGGPLGSASALRAWAALPRASAPAPRPGADTAPPRELAHARHLLHHIAGAPGRPGGTWHPARRPGQVTDEVLAARRSAPPEDLNRPPGKEPLARILAAARSVRPEGPAWTLAVGGATPALYTAVPGGPGLGVRAVGDARPTLARWASGQRWIGTAGAVLLAHGCPDDAPRATVRAGHLVAGYAAGAAQAHATALGLRSRPIGSWQQADLGAALGGPPGRDPIVHGLALGAPAPTATAPAATASALTPPTPAPAAPAAPSGEEERP, encoded by the coding sequence ATGACCGACACGCCGGACCGAGCTGCCGCGGCCGTTCGCGGGGCGGGCGCCGTCCTGCCCGCCGCACCGGACCTCCTGCGCACCGCGCTCGCGGACGCCCGGTCGCCGCGCGTTCCGCGACTGTCCCCGTACGTTCCGGAGCGCCCGTCCCCCTGGATCGGCCCCGTCGCCGCGAACGCCGGTGAGCCGGGGCCCGGGATCGACCTGGACCGAGTCCTGCGGCTCTCCCTGGCCGCCCCCGCCGGCACACCGGGGCGGCTGCGCCCCGTTCCCTCGGCGGGCGCGCTGCACCCGGTGCGCGCCCATCTGCTGCTCGGGCCGGGGTGTTCGCTGCCGTCCGGGCGCTACGCCTACGACCCGCGTACCCACCGCGCCCACCGGCGCGGCCCGGCCCCCGACGGGGCACCCCCGGGCGCACTCGTCGTCCTCACCGCGGCCGCGTCCCGCACCGTCGCCCACTACGGCCACCGGGCCTGGCCGCTGCTGCTCCTCGACACGGGCCATGCCGTCGCGGCCCTCGCGCTGGCCGGGGCCGCCACCGCCGATGTGCTGGTCTCCCTCGACGCGGACGGCGCGCTCCTGTCCGCCGCCGCCGGACTCCCCGGCGCCCCGGACTGGCAGGACGTCTGGCCCGGCACGGAGCCGGAACTCCCGCTCGCGGCCGTACGGTTGACGGCCCAGGGCGGGCCCCTCGGGTCCGCGTCGGCGCTGCGCGCCTGGGCTGCTCTGCCCCGCGCCTCGGCCCCGGCGCCGCGGCCCGGGGCGGACACCGCACCGCCCCGTGAACTCGCCCACGCACGGCACCTGTTGCACCACATCGCCGGAGCACCGGGGCGACCCGGTGGCACCTGGCATCCGGCCCGGCGTCCCGGGCAGGTGACCGACGAGGTGCTGGCGGCGCGCCGCAGTGCCCCGCCCGAGGACCTGAACCGCCCGCCCGGGAAGGAGCCGCTCGCCCGGATCCTGGCCGCCGCCCGGAGCGTGCGGCCGGAAGGGCCCGCCTGGACGCTCGCCGTGGGCGGTGCCACCCCGGCCCTGTACACAGCGGTTCCCGGCGGGCCGGGCCTCGGCGTCCGTGCCGTGGGCGACGCGCGCCCCACCCTCGCCCGCTGGGCCTCGGGCCAGCGGTGGATCGGCACTGCCGGGGCGGTACTGCTCGCCCACGGCTGCCCCGACGACGCCCCGCGGGCCACCGTCCGGGCCGGCCACCTCGTCGCCGGATACGCGGCCGGCGCGGCCCAGGCGCACGCCACCGCCCTGGGCCTGCGCTCACGCCCCATCGGCTCCTGGCAGCAGGCCGACCTGGGCGCGGCGCTCGGCGGCCCCCCGGGGCGCGACCCGATCGTGCACGGTCTCGCACTGGGCGCACCCGCGCCGACGGCGACCGCCCCCGCCGCGACCGCGTCGGCCCTGACGCCGCCCACCCCCGCACCCGCCGCCCCGGCGGCCCCGTCAGGCGAGGAAGAACGCCCATGA
- a CDS encoding ABC transporter substrate-binding protein, whose product MPRTALRVRRWAAIAVLGGLLAGCGTENTDTGDPASAAGAEARTSTEVRPIEAATRITDARGVTVSLPKPPEKIVCLVALCDDILVELGMTPTATNSQVLAHPEFLGEEKAAEIPVVPGGFLSPEAEAILAHQPDLVIGLEDTHGKLAPALKGATVFWPLQPGSWQDSVGYLRDLAALTGRTERGEQAEKAFRTRLAKAEQQKSDRTALIIYGSDENFGVATPTTDVAAGLFPKISHYPWKSRGVDGSYSLEEILARDVDVLFVETLSFGAPDGKLSDKLAKNPLWSRIPAVRNGKVIEVDSEVWAKGRGTRSLGLVLDEATAALR is encoded by the coding sequence ATGCCACGAACCGCGCTGAGAGTCCGCCGCTGGGCCGCGATCGCCGTACTGGGAGGCCTGCTGGCCGGCTGCGGCACCGAGAACACCGACACCGGGGATCCGGCCTCGGCGGCCGGCGCCGAGGCCCGTACGTCCACGGAGGTCCGGCCCATCGAGGCCGCCACCCGGATCACCGACGCCAGGGGCGTCACGGTCTCCCTGCCGAAGCCGCCGGAGAAGATCGTCTGCCTGGTAGCCCTCTGCGACGACATCCTCGTCGAGTTGGGCATGACCCCCACCGCCACCAACTCCCAGGTGCTGGCGCACCCCGAGTTCCTCGGCGAGGAGAAGGCGGCGGAGATACCGGTCGTGCCCGGCGGCTTCCTCAGCCCCGAGGCCGAGGCGATCCTCGCCCACCAGCCCGACCTGGTCATCGGCCTGGAGGACACGCACGGCAAGCTCGCCCCCGCGTTGAAGGGCGCCACGGTGTTCTGGCCGCTCCAGCCCGGATCCTGGCAGGACAGCGTCGGCTACCTCCGCGACCTCGCCGCCCTCACCGGCCGCACCGAGCGGGGCGAGCAGGCGGAGAAGGCGTTCCGCACCCGCCTGGCGAAGGCGGAGCAGCAGAAGAGCGACAGGACCGCGCTGATCATCTACGGCAGCGACGAGAACTTCGGCGTGGCCACCCCCACGACCGACGTGGCGGCCGGGCTGTTCCCGAAGATCTCCCACTACCCCTGGAAGAGCCGGGGTGTCGACGGCAGTTACAGCCTGGAGGAGATCCTCGCCCGGGACGTCGACGTCCTGTTCGTGGAGACCCTGTCCTTCGGCGCGCCCGACGGGAAGCTCTCCGACAAACTGGCGAAGAACCCGCTCTGGTCCCGCATCCCGGCCGTGCGGAACGGCAAGGTCATCGAGGTCGACTCCGAGGTGTGGGCCAAGGGGCGCGGCACCCGCTCCCTGGGGCTCGTCCTCGACGAGGCGACGGCCGCGCTGCGGTGA
- a CDS encoding ABC transporter ATP-binding protein: MEKSVVPRATPKVPEAVRAEQLAFGYPGRPVLRGVDLSIRAGELVALIGLNGCGKSTFLKLAAGLLTPSGGRVLLDGGDAARLPRRTAARRVALLHQSAPSVPGLSVRQLVRQGRYAARGPLGMLREGDDEVTSRALADVGVTAWADRPVDALSGGERQRVRLAMALAQDAPVLFLDEPTTYLDLRHQLEVLQTVVRLRAERRLTVVMVLHDLNHAARFADRIVALREGRIAADGPPGDVVTRRLLAEVLGVDGRVGIDDEGGWPVCYPDHPLDPLRLLRNENHIH; encoded by the coding sequence GTGGAGAAGAGCGTGGTGCCGCGTGCCACACCGAAGGTCCCGGAGGCCGTCCGGGCGGAGCAACTGGCCTTCGGATACCCCGGACGCCCGGTGCTGCGCGGGGTGGACCTGAGTATCCGGGCCGGTGAGCTGGTCGCCCTGATCGGGCTGAACGGATGCGGCAAGAGCACCTTCCTCAAGCTCGCCGCCGGGCTGCTCACCCCGAGCGGTGGGCGCGTCCTGCTCGACGGCGGCGACGCGGCGCGGCTGCCCCGCCGTACCGCCGCCCGGCGCGTGGCGCTGCTCCATCAGTCGGCGCCCTCCGTACCGGGGCTGAGCGTGCGTCAGCTCGTACGCCAGGGGCGCTATGCGGCGCGGGGGCCACTGGGAATGCTGCGGGAGGGTGATGACGAGGTGACGTCCCGGGCGCTCGCGGACGTCGGTGTCACCGCCTGGGCCGACCGGCCCGTGGACGCGTTGTCCGGAGGCGAACGCCAGCGTGTCCGGCTGGCCATGGCGCTGGCCCAGGACGCCCCCGTGCTGTTCCTCGACGAGCCGACCACGTATCTCGACCTGCGGCACCAGTTGGAGGTGCTCCAGACGGTCGTACGGCTGCGCGCGGAACGCCGGCTGACGGTGGTCATGGTCCTGCACGACCTCAATCACGCCGCCCGGTTCGCCGACCGGATCGTCGCGCTCCGGGAAGGCCGCATCGCCGCCGACGGGCCCCCCGGCGATGTGGTCACCCGGCGCCTGCTGGCCGAAGTCCTCGGTGTGGACGGCCGGGTGGGGATCGACGACGAGGGTGGCTGGCCCGTGTGTTACCCAGATCACCCTCTCGATCCGCTCCGGCTATTGCGGAATGAAAATCATATTCATTAG
- the amiA gene encoding streptamidine family RiPP yields MEQNKVFSPIADQGQLAHLSATHSNALVENPFDDAVEADTAAEK; encoded by the coding sequence ATGGAGCAGAACAAGGTGTTCAGCCCGATCGCCGACCAGGGCCAGCTCGCCCACCTCTCCGCCACCCACTCGAACGCCCTCGTCGAGAACCCCTTCGACGACGCCGTCGAGGCCGACACCGCGGCCGAGAAGTAA
- the rpsN gene encoding 30S ribosomal protein S14: MAKKSKIARNDSRRATVERYAARRAELKEIIRRPGTPERERLAAVEELRRQPRDASATRVRNRDSVDGRPRGYLRKFGLSRVRMREQAHAGFLPGVTKSSW; the protein is encoded by the coding sequence ATGGCGAAGAAGAGCAAGATCGCGCGGAACGACAGCCGCCGGGCCACCGTCGAGCGGTACGCGGCCCGCAGGGCCGAGCTGAAGGAGATCATCCGCCGGCCCGGCACCCCGGAGCGCGAGCGTCTCGCCGCGGTGGAGGAGCTGCGGCGCCAGCCGCGTGACGCCAGTGCCACCCGGGTCCGCAACCGGGACAGTGTCGACGGCAGGCCGAGGGGGTACCTGCGCAAGTTCGGCCTCTCCCGGGTCCGGATGCGTGAGCAGGCCCACGCGGGCTTCCTGCCCGGAGTGACCAAGTCCTCCTGGTGA
- a CDS encoding CocE/NonD family hydrolase produces MNIRTVSVPAPDGTPLATDVCLPDGSRLRRAVLIRTPYGREAHRAELRGWAAHGFAALAQDVRGRHGSPGEWHPYRGHERADGAATVSWIRAQAWSNGEVVAAGASYAAYCALVTALDVPDTDPGAAHVEGVPDAVIAAVPALGLADTAREPGGPERLWARAGWWAAHGDRHDSDPDALERALADDPRLLEHLPVARLAERLATGLGRELPSWSGLWDDRERGRLVSLGATARLPLLAVGGTRDPFAEDTVALWRGWGGPARLLLGPWGHRLTADRSLPPRARLNLGALYVRWARAALAGRLEPTRHGAIALGDSGRWHNTHRAAPPSGGERRWPFGSSTGLRLLHGAEFRADPERPVRSDSLAVPAGGDHADRCLLLSPPLPRPLDLAGAAVARINATADTPSADWAVRLTALDPSGRADPLALGIVRRTGPPGEPADITVPLGILGRRLPAGTRLRAEIAGHHFPAHARNPHTGDDPVAATRLVPSRRTVNPRGSALDLPVVARRRYVEPVPEICR; encoded by the coding sequence GTGAACATCCGTACCGTGTCCGTGCCCGCGCCGGACGGCACTCCGCTCGCCACCGACGTCTGCCTCCCGGACGGGAGCCGCCTCCGCCGCGCCGTCCTGATCCGCACCCCGTACGGGCGCGAGGCCCACCGCGCCGAGCTGCGCGGCTGGGCGGCGCACGGATTCGCGGCCCTCGCCCAGGACGTACGCGGCCGCCACGGATCACCGGGGGAGTGGCACCCGTACCGGGGCCACGAGCGGGCGGACGGTGCGGCCACGGTCTCCTGGATCCGCGCCCAGGCGTGGAGCAACGGGGAAGTCGTCGCCGCCGGCGCCTCCTACGCCGCGTACTGCGCCCTCGTCACCGCACTCGACGTCCCCGACACGGACCCCGGTGCGGCGCACGTCGAGGGAGTCCCCGACGCCGTCATCGCCGCCGTTCCCGCGCTCGGGCTCGCCGACACCGCGCGCGAGCCCGGCGGGCCCGAACGGCTGTGGGCCCGGGCCGGCTGGTGGGCGGCCCACGGCGACCGCCACGACTCCGACCCGGACGCGCTGGAGCGTGCGCTCGCCGACGACCCCCGGCTGCTCGAACACCTCCCTGTCGCCCGCCTGGCGGAGCGGCTGGCCACCGGCCTCGGGCGCGAACTGCCGTCCTGGTCCGGCCTCTGGGACGACCGGGAACGCGGCCGCCTCGTGTCGCTCGGCGCCACCGCCCGTCTTCCCCTGCTCGCCGTCGGCGGCACCCGCGACCCCTTCGCCGAGGACACCGTGGCCCTCTGGCGCGGCTGGGGAGGGCCGGCGCGCCTGCTGCTCGGGCCCTGGGGACACCGCCTCACCGCCGACCGGTCCCTGCCGCCCCGTGCCCGCCTCAACCTCGGTGCGCTGTACGTGCGGTGGGCCCGCGCCGCGCTCGCCGGGCGCCTGGAGCCGACGCGTCACGGGGCCATCGCCCTGGGCGACAGCGGGCGTTGGCACAACACCCACCGTGCGGCGCCCCCTTCCGGGGGCGAGCGCCGCTGGCCCTTCGGCTCGTCCACCGGTCTACGGCTGCTCCACGGGGCCGAGTTCCGTGCGGATCCGGAGCGCCCCGTGCGCTCGGACAGCCTCGCCGTCCCGGCCGGCGGCGATCACGCCGACCGCTGTCTGCTGCTCTCGCCGCCGCTGCCCCGCCCCCTCGACCTGGCGGGCGCCGCCGTCGCCCGGATCAACGCCACCGCCGACACCCCCTCGGCCGACTGGGCCGTACGCCTGACCGCGCTCGACCCGTCCGGCCGGGCCGACCCGCTCGCCCTCGGCATCGTCCGGCGCACCGGCCCGCCCGGCGAGCCCGCGGACATCACCGTGCCGCTCGGCATCCTCGGCCGCAGGCTGCCCGCCGGGACCCGGCTGCGGGCCGAGATCGCCGGACACCACTTCCCCGCCCACGCCCGCAACCCGCACACCGGCGACGACCCGGTCGCGGCCACCCGGCTCGTCCCGTCCCGGCGCACCGTGAACCCCCGGGGCAGCGCCCTTGACCTGCCCGTCGTCGCCCGACGCCGCTACGTCGAGCCCGTACCGGAGATATGCCGTTGA
- a CDS encoding iron ABC transporter permease, translating to MRRPPVALLCLGTAAVASAVCALALGTPYVPPARIPATLGSDGLAGLVVTELRLPRMVLALIAGACLGAAGLVLQEALRNPLAVPEMLGVSSGAALGVAAPLVLSLAVPLGVQPFLALGGAALGGLLTLIAAGFGRSPSAVLLTGAAVAAALQAALLVLMVMADQLDLQLIYRYLLGSLSARTWDDVTGLLPWLAVAVPALVLCVPVLGVLRLGDDDARALGVRVERARVAALGIAVVLIAPVVAVCGPVAWVGFLAPHLARRLHPDGGAAGWLVRSAGCGAIVVLCADQPARLALAPVETPVGAWTALVGVPVGVVLLKRGRRPARGWGPLPPPAPAAPDAPVPVLRKAER from the coding sequence GTGAGGCGCCCGCCCGTGGCGCTGCTCTGCCTGGGTACGGCGGCCGTGGCGAGCGCGGTCTGCGCGCTCGCTCTCGGCACACCGTACGTCCCGCCCGCCCGGATCCCGGCGACCCTGGGATCCGACGGGCTCGCGGGGCTCGTCGTCACCGAACTGCGGCTGCCCCGCATGGTGCTGGCGCTGATCGCGGGCGCCTGCCTGGGGGCCGCGGGGCTCGTCCTCCAGGAGGCCCTGCGCAACCCGCTGGCCGTGCCCGAGATGCTGGGGGTCTCCTCCGGGGCCGCTCTGGGCGTCGCCGCACCGCTCGTCCTGTCCCTGGCCGTGCCGCTGGGGGTGCAGCCGTTCCTGGCGCTGGGCGGGGCGGCGCTCGGCGGTCTGCTCACCCTCATCGCCGCCGGATTCGGGCGGAGCCCCTCGGCGGTCCTGCTGACCGGGGCCGCGGTCGCCGCAGCGCTCCAGGCCGCCCTGCTGGTGCTCATGGTCATGGCCGACCAGCTCGACCTCCAGCTCATCTACCGCTATCTGCTGGGCAGTCTGTCCGCGCGCACGTGGGACGACGTCACCGGCCTGCTGCCCTGGCTCGCCGTGGCCGTGCCGGCGCTCGTGCTGTGCGTGCCGGTCCTCGGGGTGCTGCGGCTCGGTGACGACGACGCCCGCGCGCTGGGTGTACGGGTGGAGCGGGCGCGGGTGGCCGCGCTGGGCATCGCCGTCGTCCTCATCGCCCCGGTCGTCGCGGTCTGCGGGCCGGTGGCCTGGGTCGGGTTTCTCGCCCCGCACCTCGCCCGCCGCCTCCACCCGGACGGCGGCGCGGCGGGGTGGCTCGTCCGGTCCGCCGGGTGCGGCGCGATCGTCGTGCTCTGCGCCGACCAGCCGGCCCGGCTCGCACTCGCCCCGGTCGAGACGCCCGTCGGCGCCTGGACCGCGCTGGTCGGCGTGCCGGTCGGGGTCGTGCTGCTGAAACGGGGACGGCGGCCCGCCCGGGGCTGGGGACCCCTGCCCCCGCCCGCACCGGCGGCTCCGGACGCCCCCGTTCCCGTACTGCGGAAGGCGGAACGATGA
- a CDS encoding YcaO-like family protein — protein MTSALPLEALVDPVSGIVRAVAPVEHPAGAPPRYTAMTADVADARRLGAWPADRVSLGTTFGDPRGAWIAAVAEAVERYCGNRLPPPGHPQEPRRATAAELTAEGARIYGPGALPAYAPWQYGRPGFPYAELTHDTPALWTRAVETGEPCWAPVALTHLNWRQGELRSLPRTHHLNYAGIATGQGLDDAVERGLLEVVERDALELWWHLDGLTRGIDPASVPGLTEDLAGCGLEVHIVELPSEFAPCVAALVHDPGRGMYAAGFACRYDPAEAARKAVLEAVHTWVFTQGAVEADGWVYEAIEAGMLARGLYLDHRADRRYLDACGPEFAAVRDLGAHVQVWLDERMAPLARRFTEPALGTVPVTAIAPGSRTALDAALAAGGHRVITADLTTEDVAETTLRVARVLVSGLIPNAPAAFGYFGCPRLAEAALARGWRTRPPAAPEDFTLAPPPHM, from the coding sequence TTGACCAGCGCCCTGCCCCTCGAAGCCCTCGTCGACCCCGTCAGCGGGATCGTCCGGGCCGTCGCCCCCGTCGAACACCCCGCCGGAGCGCCGCCCCGCTACACCGCGATGACCGCCGACGTCGCCGACGCCCGCCGCCTCGGCGCCTGGCCCGCCGACCGGGTGTCACTCGGCACCACGTTCGGCGACCCCCGGGGCGCCTGGATCGCCGCGGTGGCCGAGGCCGTGGAACGGTACTGCGGCAACCGCCTCCCGCCGCCCGGCCACCCCCAGGAGCCCCGGCGGGCGACCGCGGCCGAGCTGACCGCGGAGGGCGCCCGCATCTACGGGCCCGGCGCGCTGCCCGCGTACGCACCCTGGCAGTACGGACGCCCCGGCTTCCCGTACGCCGAACTCACCCACGACACACCGGCGCTGTGGACCCGGGCCGTGGAGACGGGCGAACCGTGCTGGGCCCCCGTAGCCCTGACCCACCTCAACTGGCGCCAGGGTGAGCTGCGTTCACTGCCCCGCACCCACCACCTCAACTACGCGGGCATCGCCACCGGCCAGGGCCTCGACGACGCCGTCGAGCGCGGCCTCCTGGAAGTCGTCGAGCGCGACGCGCTGGAACTCTGGTGGCACCTGGACGGACTCACCCGTGGCATCGACCCGGCGAGCGTCCCCGGGCTCACCGAGGACCTGGCCGGGTGCGGGCTGGAGGTGCACATCGTGGAACTGCCCTCCGAGTTCGCCCCCTGCGTCGCCGCCCTGGTGCACGACCCCGGGCGCGGCATGTACGCGGCGGGGTTCGCCTGCCGGTACGACCCGGCGGAAGCGGCCCGGAAGGCGGTCCTGGAGGCCGTGCACACCTGGGTGTTCACCCAGGGCGCCGTGGAGGCCGACGGATGGGTGTACGAGGCGATCGAGGCCGGGATGCTCGCCCGCGGCCTCTATCTCGACCACCGGGCCGACCGGCGCTATCTCGACGCCTGCGGGCCCGAGTTCGCCGCCGTCCGGGACCTCGGCGCCCATGTCCAGGTGTGGCTGGACGAGCGGATGGCCCCGCTCGCCCGCCGCTTCACCGAACCCGCCCTGGGCACCGTCCCGGTCACCGCGATCGCACCCGGCAGCCGCACCGCACTCGACGCGGCGCTCGCCGCCGGAGGCCACCGGGTCATCACCGCGGACCTCACCACGGAGGACGTCGCCGAGACCACGCTGCGCGTCGCCCGGGTCCTGGTCTCCGGGCTGATCCCCAACGCCCCGGCCGCCTTCGGCTACTTCGGCTGCCCCCGTCTCGCGGAGGCGGCGCTCGCCCGGGGCTGGCGCACCCGGCCGCCCGCGGCACCGGAGGACTTCACCCTCGCCCCGCCGCCGCACATGTGA
- a CDS encoding iron ABC transporter permease, whose product MTLTDTAPGLARRALRAPGVRMGGLALLVAVVACAGLFTGRGVTPEGVRAVLLGVGDDPTAEHIVLRLRLPRVLVALVAGACLGVAGLVLQSALRNPLAGPEVTGVTPGAVLGAVTATGLGLAGWESPTAVVVAACLGGFAGAGLLWLLTGRDRGDPEQTAVYGVLVSAVLAGLTAVVLLVAPGELGSVVQWLIGSTEGRVWQHWNLLWPWAACWGAAAWLLAGPLTLLRCGDEQAAAAGLATGRGRGAALVCAVALTAGAVSAVGALGFVGLLVPHLALALFGADLRVTLPGAALLGAAVVCGADAAAQVLSRLLATALDADRLTLPVGALTTCVGAGLLMAVARRRADER is encoded by the coding sequence ATGACCTTGACGGACACCGCGCCCGGGCTGGCCCGCCGGGCCCTGCGCGCACCGGGCGTCCGGATGGGCGGCCTGGCGCTGCTCGTCGCCGTCGTCGCCTGCGCCGGACTCTTCACCGGCCGGGGCGTCACCCCCGAGGGTGTGCGGGCGGTGCTGCTCGGGGTGGGCGACGATCCCACCGCCGAGCACATCGTGCTCCGACTCCGTCTGCCCCGCGTGCTGGTGGCGCTGGTCGCCGGAGCCTGCCTCGGGGTGGCCGGACTCGTCCTCCAGTCCGCCCTGCGCAATCCGCTGGCCGGCCCCGAGGTCACCGGCGTCACGCCCGGCGCGGTGCTCGGTGCCGTGACCGCGACCGGCCTCGGCCTCGCGGGCTGGGAGTCCCCGACGGCCGTGGTCGTCGCCGCCTGCCTCGGCGGCTTCGCCGGGGCGGGGCTGCTGTGGCTGCTCACCGGGAGGGATCGCGGCGACCCGGAGCAGACCGCCGTGTACGGGGTCCTCGTCTCGGCGGTGCTCGCCGGACTCACCGCGGTCGTTCTCCTGGTGGCCCCCGGCGAACTCGGCAGCGTCGTCCAATGGCTGATCGGCTCCACCGAAGGCCGGGTCTGGCAGCACTGGAACCTGCTCTGGCCGTGGGCCGCCTGCTGGGGTGCGGCGGCCTGGCTGCTCGCCGGGCCGCTGACCCTGCTGCGCTGCGGCGACGAACAGGCAGCCGCCGCCGGTCTGGCCACCGGCCGGGGCCGGGGCGCGGCGCTCGTGTGCGCGGTGGCGCTGACGGCCGGCGCCGTGTCGGCGGTGGGCGCCCTCGGATTCGTCGGGCTGCTGGTGCCCCATCTGGCGCTGGCCCTCTTCGGCGCCGATCTGCGCGTCACGCTTCCGGGCGCCGCGCTGTTGGGTGCCGCGGTGGTGTGCGGAGCGGACGCGGCGGCCCAGGTGTTGTCCCGGCTCCTGGCCACCGCACTCGACGCGGACCGGCTGACCCTTCCGGTCGGCGCCCTGACCACCTGCGTGGGGGCCGGCCTGCTGATGGCCGTGGCACGGCGACGGGCGGACGAGAGATGA